The nucleotide sequence CGCTCCCGTCGACTTCCCGCCGTGAGCATGGCCAGATAAGACGATCCTAGATAGACTTGCGTATCTACGGTCAACTTTCAGGTCTAAGTGTAGGGACCTGGTGGTGAAATGGGTTTATATGGGGCAGGGCTTCCCGTCTGCTAgcagtcccagagctgctgcctaTGGACACGGCCAGGTCGAAATCCCTGCTGGAAGTGACAGCGGCTGATTGCTGCCATAGAGCAAAGACCACAAAAATGGGCTGGTCCCAGGCGGAGGGGAGGCGATAAAAGCGCCAGAGGGGAGACTGGAAGGGCAACAGGAgtaggtggggagcagggatctcccagccctgctcggatccagccctgcccccctgggtgCACGGaacagtgggaggagctgaggatGGCCAGTTGCTGGCCCGGCTGAACACAATATGCTGGGGATTGGGGAGCGAGAGCGGGTCACACTACAATGTCCCGGGGGCTCCCCCAAAGTGGTTCATTTACTGCTGCTCTCTTGCtagtgcctggctcagggatgCTGGTACCGGGAGGGTCTAACGAgcctcggggggcgggggtgtgaaaTGGACTCCAGCCCTTTCggtaacccccaccccccgccatcaCCTCTGTCTGGCCCCCACAGGCTGAGGGATCACGCCCACGTTTCGCTCGAAGTCGTCCGTCTTTCAGGAGGCGGAGAAGGGCCATAGCTCCGAAGGAGCCAGCACAGGTAGGGGGTGGACGGGGAGGTGCTGGGCggaggagggagaggctgggaggaGACAGGGGGATGAGAAACCTGCTGATTTTCTGATCCAGCCCACCCAGGAATTCCTCAAACAGGAATTCTTCTCCGCTCCCCGCAGGGCTGGGAACATTTCCCAGACTCCCCGGGCTGCAGCCGGACCCGAAACCCAGAGGGAAGCTGTTGGGATCCCTGTCCCCGGCTcagagctctgctccctggaGCAGCCTAGGGCTGGCGGCGTGTGGGGAACtagcagcccctgcccagcaccgAGCGCTGGGGGACAAGGAGCTCTcaccttccccctctccctgccgcTTCCTGGGGTGAGTCTGGTGCTCTGTTGCCCCCAGATGGagaagatgtttttttttttttttcccccccctttcTTGCGACAAGTGGGATGGTGCCTGGGGCAGCCGGTGCTGAGCCAGGGACTCTTCTTGTTCCAGAAGCCGGTGACCTTCGAGGATGTGGCTGTATATTtcaccccggggcagggggcgctgctgggaCCCGCtgagagagccctctacagggccgTCATGCAGGAGAACTACCAGGCGGTGACCTCGCTGGGTGAGAGAGGCCTGGGCCCATGGGGTTTAGGCGCCGTGGGGGTCTGAGTGTCTCCGACTGGTCGTGTTCCTCCCTGCTCAATCAGACAGGAGGGGAGTAGGAGCTGTGGGAGAGCGACCTGGACGTGGTGAACCCGCCTGTAATACGGCCACGTTTGCCgctgcagcgcctcctgctgcGCCATTGGGGAATTAGCTCCTGCCAGCTCAGGGGGGTCCGTGCACAGCGCCCCACCCGCTGGTCCCTGAGTGTTCGGTCACTGCCACGCCTGCATCCCTCCCTgactgcagctccccctgcctataactgacgaagcgggtctttgccacgaaagctgatgctccaaattatctattagtctataaggtgccacaggactgcttgttgttctcatcattttggttgccctccactggaccctctctgatgcatccacgtcctttgtatcctggggggcccagaactggatgcagtactccagatgtggcctcaccagtgctgagtagaggggaataataacttctctagatctgctggaaatgctcctcctaatgcaccccagtgtgccattagctgtcttggctacatgggcacgctgttgactcatatccagcctttcatccactggaagccccaagtccttttctgcttgGGTTCTGCgttccccagcacagcctggggaCAGGTTTCACTCAAGGAACGTCCTTTGTGACAGATGCTCtctcagccctccctgcccccttacctGGTCTGATTTCCCCCCTGCACAGGGTTCCCCATTCCCAAACCGGAGCTGATCGCCCGGCTGGAGCGAGGGGAAGAGCCGTGGGTGTCCGATCTCCAGGCCGGGGAGGAAAGAGAGATCCTGAGAGGCGCCAGCACAGGTGAGGACTGACTCAGAAACCTTCCCACCCATGATGGAAAATGTTGAGACCCCCTAAAAAATGGTGTAAGTCctctcctttcttctttctttctcccagggcagggctgtagTTAGCAGCTGTTTCTCACTGCTCTCCTTGTTCTGTTAGCTGTGGGACTTGCCTTCTTCGTGAATGTTTGTGTGAGACGTAGAAGCAGAATTTAGTCGCTCCGTCCGTGGAACCTCACGGTGTTGTGTTTTCCCCTGGTGTGGTCCCTTTTTCTCCCCAGCACAATGACTCCTGCTTGGCTTATCTCTCTCCCAGCAGGTGATGAGACAGTGACTGTGAAGGAGGAAGAGAATCAAGATCAGGAGGATCCTGGGACAATGGAATCGCTGGGGACCTTGGTGGGACGAGCTGGAGGGAATATTTCTCAGTTCGGGGAACCAGGAGAAACGTGGGGAAGATGGCACAGGCCAGAGACGCTGCCGGGAAGTCACTCAAGCAAGAAAGCAGATGGATCTGTTAAATGTGAGACAGGAGAAAAgggtcccacagcccagcagacCAATCTCGGGGAAGAAAATACCGACCGCTGCCTCCACTGTGGGAAAGGGTTATTTCCGAGAGGACACCTTGTGAGCCCCCAGATAATCCACACGGGAGAAAAACCCCTTCAAAGCTTGGACTGTGGGGAAAGCGCCAATAACTGCTCAGACCTTCAGAACCACAGGAGAAGCCACCCAGGTGAAAATCCCTCTCAATGCCCCCAGTGCGGGAACAGCTTGAATTGGACGTCAGAGCCAACTACGCATCTGACGGGCCGCTCGGGAGAGAGGCCCCACAAGTGCtcagactgtgggaaaagttacATAACCAGGTCAGACCTTCTCAGACATCAGGTCATCCACACGGGACAGCGACCTCATAAGTGCTTGAGCTGTGGGAAAACTTTCATGCGGGCCTCAGACCTCGTTAGACATCAGgtcatccacacaggagagagaccacATAAGTGcttggactgtgggaaaagcttcataCGGAGTTCAGACCTTGTTAAACATCAGAGattccacacaggagagagaccccataAGTGCTTGGAGTGTGAGAAAAGTTTCATACAGTGGTCGGACCTTCGTAGAcatcaggccatccacacaggagagagaccccataAGTGCTTGGTCTGTGGGAAAAATTTCAGGAACAAGTCAGCCCTTCGTAAAcatcaggccatccacacagcagAGAGACGACATAAGTGCTCGGATTGTGGGAAATGTTTCCTGTGGCGGTCAGCCCTTGTTCGACATCTGGACATCCACAGAGGGGAGAGACCCCATCGGTGTTCACATTGTGGAAAGAGTTTCTTACGGAAGTCGGCCCTTGTTCGACATCTGGAAACCCACACAGAAGAGAGACCCCATAAGTGCTCAGACTGTGGGAAAAATTTCCGGCAGAGATCAGCCCTAGTTAAACATCAGGCcgtccacacaggagagagaccccacaAATGCTTACACTGTCGAAaatgtttcaagtggagttcAGGCCTGGTTCGGCATCAGATAATCCATacaggagagagaccccacaAGTGCTTAGACTGTGGAAAAAGTTTTATGTGGCGGTCAGACCTTGTTAAACATCAGGCCATGCACACAAAAGAGAGACCCCATCGGTGTATGGACTGTGGGAAAACGTTCATATGGAGGGCAGACCTTGTTAAGCATCAgcgaatccacacaggagacagACCCCATAAGTGCtcagactgtgggaaaagtttcatacGAAGGTCACAACTTGGTAAACATCAGGCCAACCACAGAGGAGAGAGACCCCATAAGTGCTTGGACTGTGGGAAAACTTTCATGTGGAGGTCAGACCTTGTTAAGCATCAGAAattccacacaggagagagaccccataAGTGCTTGGATTGTGAGAAAAGTTTCATACAGTGGTCAGACCTACATAGACACCAGGCTACCCACACAAGAGAGAGACCCCACAAGTGTTTGTACTGTAAGAAAAGTTTCAGGAACGAGTCAGCCCGTCTCAAGCATCAGGGAAGCCACACTGGAGAGAGACCACTGAACTGTGTAGTCTGTGGAAAAATGTTCATGTGGAGGTCAGACCTTGTTAACCATCAGACGTTTCATATGGGAAAGAGACCCCATAAGTGCTTACACTGTGGAAAAAAATTTGTATGGAACTCAGGCCTTGTTCTACATCGGGCacg is from Carettochelys insculpta isolate YL-2023 chromosome 22, ASM3395843v1, whole genome shotgun sequence and encodes:
- the LOC142024752 gene encoding uncharacterized protein LOC142024752 isoform X3 produces the protein MLPATSTLLISWTAPQFPPGGRPIAPRPGNAVYCLLPGQTVQLIFPVPVLSWRLQAEGSRPRFARSRPSFRRRRRAIAPKEPAQPVTFEDVAVYFTPGQGALLGPAERALYRAVMQENYQAVTSLGFPIPKPELIARLERGEEPWVSDLQAGEEREILRGASTAGDETVTVKEEENQDQEDPGTMESLGTLVGRAGGNISQFGEPGETWGRWHRPETLPGSHSSKKADGSVKCETGEKGPTAQQTNLGEENTDRCLHCGKGLFPRGHLVSPQIIHTGEKPLQSLDCGESANNCSDLQNHRRSHPGENPSQCPQCGNSLNWTSEPTTHLTGRSGERPHKCSDCGKSYITRSDLLRHQVIHTGQRPHKCLSCGKTFMRASDLVRHQVIHTGERPHKCLDCGKSFIRSSDLVKHQRFHTGERPHKCLECEKSFIQWSDLRRHQAIHTGERPHKCLVCGKNFRNKSALRKHQAIHTAERRHKCSDCGKCFLWRSALVRHLDIHRGERPHRCSHCGKSFLRKSALVRHLETHTEERPHKCSDCGKNFRQRSALVKHQAVHTGERPHKCLHCRKCFKWSSGLVRHQIIHTGERPHKCLDCGKSFMWRSDLVKHQAMHTKERPHRCMDCGKTFIWRADLVKHQRIHTGDRPHKCSDCGKSFIRRSQLGKHQANHRGERPHKCLDCGKTFMWRSDLVKHQKFHTGERPHKCLDCEKSFIQWSDLHRHQATHTRERPHKCLYCKKSFRNESARLKHQGSHTGERPLNCVVCGKMFMWRSDLVNHQTFHMGKRPHKCLHCGKKFVWNSGLVLHRARHTGERPQKCLDCGRYYMGSSHLIKHGRIHTGSKVL
- the LOC142024752 gene encoding uncharacterized protein LOC142024752 isoform X1; amino-acid sequence: MLPATSTLLISWTAPQFPPGGRPIAPRPGNAVYCLLPGQTVQLIFPVPVLSWRLQAEGSRPRFARSRPSFRRRRRAIAPKEPAQKPVTFEDVAVYFTPGQGALLGPAERALYRAVMQENYQAVTSLGFPIPKPELIARLERGEEPWVSDLQAGEEREILRGASTAGDETVTVKEEENQDQEDPGTMESLGTLVGRAGGNISQFGEPGETWGRWHRPETLPGSHSSKKADGSVKCETGEKGPTAQQTNLGEENTDRCLHCGKGLFPRGHLVSPQIIHTGEKPLQSLDCGESANNCSDLQNHRRSHPGENPSQCPQCGNSLNWTSEPTTHLTGRSGERPHKCSDCGKSYITRSDLLRHQVIHTGQRPHKCLSCGKTFMRASDLVRHQVIHTGERPHKCLDCGKSFIRSSDLVKHQRFHTGERPHKCLECEKSFIQWSDLRRHQAIHTGERPHKCLVCGKNFRNKSALRKHQAIHTAERRHKCSDCGKCFLWRSALVRHLDIHRGERPHRCSHCGKSFLRKSALVRHLETHTEERPHKCSDCGKNFRQRSALVKHQAVHTGERPHKCLHCRKCFKWSSGLVRHQIIHTGERPHKCLDCGKSFMWRSDLVKHQAMHTKERPHRCMDCGKTFIWRADLVKHQRIHTGDRPHKCSDCGKSFIRRSQLGKHQANHRGERPHKCLDCGKTFMWRSDLVKHQKFHTGERPHKCLDCEKSFIQWSDLHRHQATHTRERPHKCLYCKKSFRNESARLKHQGSHTGERPLNCVVCGKMFMWRSDLVNHQTFHMGKRPHKCLHCGKKFVWNSGLVLHRARHTGERPQKCLDCGRYYMGSSHLIKHGRIHTGSKVL
- the LOC142024752 gene encoding uncharacterized protein LOC142024752 isoform X2, producing the protein MLPATSTLLISWTAPQFPPGGRPIAPRPGNAVYCLLPGQTVQLIFPVPVLSWRLQAEGSRPRFARSRPSFRRRRRAIAPKEPAQKPVTFEDVAVYFTPGQGALLGPAERALYRAVMQENYQAVTSLGFPIPKPELIARLERGEEPWVSDLQAGEEREILRGASTGDETVTVKEEENQDQEDPGTMESLGTLVGRAGGNISQFGEPGETWGRWHRPETLPGSHSSKKADGSVKCETGEKGPTAQQTNLGEENTDRCLHCGKGLFPRGHLVSPQIIHTGEKPLQSLDCGESANNCSDLQNHRRSHPGENPSQCPQCGNSLNWTSEPTTHLTGRSGERPHKCSDCGKSYITRSDLLRHQVIHTGQRPHKCLSCGKTFMRASDLVRHQVIHTGERPHKCLDCGKSFIRSSDLVKHQRFHTGERPHKCLECEKSFIQWSDLRRHQAIHTGERPHKCLVCGKNFRNKSALRKHQAIHTAERRHKCSDCGKCFLWRSALVRHLDIHRGERPHRCSHCGKSFLRKSALVRHLETHTEERPHKCSDCGKNFRQRSALVKHQAVHTGERPHKCLHCRKCFKWSSGLVRHQIIHTGERPHKCLDCGKSFMWRSDLVKHQAMHTKERPHRCMDCGKTFIWRADLVKHQRIHTGDRPHKCSDCGKSFIRRSQLGKHQANHRGERPHKCLDCGKTFMWRSDLVKHQKFHTGERPHKCLDCEKSFIQWSDLHRHQATHTRERPHKCLYCKKSFRNESARLKHQGSHTGERPLNCVVCGKMFMWRSDLVNHQTFHMGKRPHKCLHCGKKFVWNSGLVLHRARHTGERPQKCLDCGRYYMGSSHLIKHGRIHTGSKVL